Proteins encoded in a region of the Rutidosis leptorrhynchoides isolate AG116_Rl617_1_P2 chromosome 9, CSIRO_AGI_Rlap_v1, whole genome shotgun sequence genome:
- the LOC139866900 gene encoding proline dehydrogenase 2, mitochondrial-like codes for MAMVKKHVSYKFVKSFVRQANSGQPSSTIATPKYRQAHRAALNAGTSTNYPTQPEKVTTNNVIENDGEIFDFEDTKALFATVSTKKLLHSAATLNMAAIEPMVDLSLWVMNSRLMEFGLFKKTVMGTIRYTAYDHFVAGGDTVETGQTCLKLYDSGLRGMLDYGLEHANNNESCDQAAQQLMITAAAPQSLPPSAVSFMAVKVTAICPVYLLRRVSDLLRWEYKNSSFKLPWKQQTLPIFSESSPFYHTLQQPSPLNANEERDLELAHQRLINICEKSFESNVPVVIDAEDTSIQPAIDYMTYWASVKYNEPKKPMVYGTIQAFLKDAGERMSLTKNAADKMGLPVGFKLVRGAYMSSERKLAHSLGVESPVHDTILGTHNCYNTCSSYMLDQISNRPGGLILATHNLDSGKLAAQKAREYGINKESDKLEFASLYGMAEAMTFGLRNAGFGVSKYLPFGPIDQIMPYLLRRAEENKGMLSSSSLDRQLMMKELKRRMKAYFGSKSENQFKQQANSIAN; via the exons ATGGCAATGGTTAAAAAACATGTTTCATACAAATTTGTCAAATCCTTCGTCCGCCAAGCCAATTCGGGCCAACCCTCATCCACCATCGCCACCCCGAAATACCGTCAAGCCCATCGGGCCGCCCTTAACGCAGGCACTAGTACTAACTACCCAACACAGCCAGAAAAGGTTACCACAAACAATGTTATCGAAAATGATGGCGAAATATTTGATTTTGAGGACACGAAGGCATTGTTTGCAACGGTGTCAACAAAAAAACTGTTACATTCTGCTGCTACATTAAACATGGCGGCGATTGAGCCCATGGTGGATTTGAGCCTTTGGGTTATGAATTCACGGTTGATGGAGTTTGGTTTGTTTAAAAAAACGGTGATGGGGACGATTAGATACACGGCGTATGATCATTTTGTGGCGGGTGGGGATACAGTTGAAACGGGTCAGACCTGTTTAAAGTTGTATGATTCCGGGTTGAGAGGGATGTTGGATTATGGGTTGGAACATGCAAACAATAATGAATCTTGTGATCAAGCTGCTCAACAATTGATGATAACTGCTGCAGCCCCCCAATCTCTTCCTCCATCTGCT gtaaGTTTTATGGCTGTGAAGGTTACAGCAATCTGCCCAGTGTATCTTCTAAGGAGAGTGAGTGATCTTCTTCGATGGGAGTACAAGAATTCATCTTTCAAGCTTCCATGGAAGCAACAAACTTTGCCAATATTTTCTGAATCCAGCCCATTTTATCATACATTACAACAACCTTCTCCTTTAAACGCTAACGAAGAACGTGATCTTGAATTAGCACATCAAAGACTAATCAACATTTGTGAAAAAAGCTTTGAAAGCAATGTCCCTGTCGTTATTGATGCCGAAGACACTTCAATCCAGCCTGCAATTGATTACATGACGTATTGGGCTTCCGTTAAGTACAACGAGCCCAAAAAGCCCATGGTTTATGGCACCATTCAAGCTTTTTTAAAAGATGCTGGTGAGAGGATGTCTTTGACCAAAAATGCAGCTGATAAAATGGGTTTGCCTGTCGGGTTTAAGTTGGTTCGTGGGGCTTATATGTCGAGTGAAAGGAAGTTGGCTCATTCGCTTGGTGTCGAGTCCCCTGTTCATGATACCATTTTAGGCACACACAATTGTTACAATACGTGTTCTTCATATATGCTTGATCAGATTTCTAATCGCCCTGGTGGACTCATTCTTGCCACCCACAATCTTGATTCAG GAAAACTGGCTGCACAAAAGGCACGTGAGTATGGAATTAATAAAGAAAGTGATAAGCTCGAGTTCGCTTCACTCTATGGAATGGCAGAAGCAATGACTTTCGGGTTGAGGAATGCAGGCTTCGGTGTTAGCAAGTATTTGCCATTCGGGCCCATTGATCAAATCATGCCATACCTTTTACGACGAGCGGAAGAGAACAAAGGGATGTTGTCTTCCTCAAGTCTTGACAGGCAACTCATGAT GAAAGAATTGAAGAGGAGAATGAAAGCATATTTTGGAAGCAAAAGTGAGAACCAATTCAAACAACAAGCTAACTCCATTGCTAACTAA